The genomic interval CTGGTCAGGTGAATTTATACCGTAGATTACCTTGCTATGTCCTACGGCATAACCTATGATGCTTCCCAATGTAGCTGGAACACCAAGGCGCAATCCCACCATCTCAACTAGCATGATAGCAGCCGCAACTGGAACGTTGGCAATACTGGCAAGACTGGCCGCCATTCCTGTTATTACCAATGATGATGAAAGACCTAAATTGCCATTAGCCACTAATGTAGATATTCCATTTCCGGCTAGAGCTCCAACAAACAACGCAGGTATGACAAGACCTGCGCTCCCTCCAGAGGCTACTGTAAATGAAGTGGCCAGTATCTTCCCAATAAAAAGCAAAAGCAAAATCATAATAGGAAAATCCATGTCTATCATTTCCTGTATAACAAAATTACCTTTTCCTCCCACGTTAGGTAGTACCAATAAAATCAAACCGGTCAATGCCCCACCCAAAACCGGGTGAATCTTTGAATACGGTATCCGGCTAAATATTTGTCTACTATATGAAAAAACACTCATAAATACTAAAGATGCTATCCCTGCTAAAATTCCAGCCAAGATTAAAAAAGGAACATTGTATACATCCGGCAGATAATCCGGAATCAGAAACAAAGGTGTAGGTTTAGATATCATGCTATATACTACAAAACCCATCGTAGAAGAGAGCATTGCAGGAAATAAATCTCCGTAATGAAGCGACGATCTGTATAATATCTCTACGACAAATATTCCCCCTCCTAAGGGTGATCTGAAAATAGCCCCAATTGCCCCTGCTGCACCACATATTGTTAATATCCGTCTATCTTCTTTATTGAATTTATTTTTTATAAAGGGTATTTTTAAGACTACATCTGCCATGCTTCCACCCATAACCAACATAGGACCTTCCACCCCGCCACTGCCATTAAAGCCCAAAGTCGCTGCAGTAGCCGCTAATTTGCTGAACAATGTCTTCACTTTTAAATACCCACCATGGCGATTCACTTCATTCATGTAGTGATCAGTTCCAAATCC from Alkalibacter saccharofermentans DSM 14828 carries:
- a CDS encoding chloride channel protein; the protein is MKTISEYVGKYMVKWLTVATVVGVGGGFSAVALNKSIDLVSRISNNFHIGLTPLIGGVLVSMIYLWDRNASGFGTDHYMNEVNRHGGYLKVKTLFSKLAATAATLGFNGSGGVEGPMLVMGGSMADVVLKIPFIKNKFNKEDRRILTICGAAGAIGAIFRSPLGGGIFVVEILYRSSLHYGDLFPAMLSSTMGFVVYSMISKPTPLFLIPDYLPDVYNVPFLILAGILAGIASLVFMSVFSYSRQIFSRIPYSKIHPVLGGALTGLILLVLPNVGGKGNFVIQEMIDMDFPIMILLLLFIGKILATSFTVASGGSAGLVIPALFVGALAGNGISTLVANGNLGLSSSLVITGMAASLASIANVPVAAAIMLVEMVGLRLGVPATLGSIIGYAVGHSKVIYGINSPDQWQYEEMKVWRDLDAKDESH